The Ananas comosus cultivar F153 linkage group 7, ASM154086v1, whole genome shotgun sequence genome has a window encoding:
- the LOC109713219 gene encoding protein NETWORKED 1A-like, with protein sequence MATLSHSESRRLYSWWWDSHISPKNSKWLQENLSDMDSKVKAMIKIIEEDADSFAKRAEMYYRRRPELMSLMEEIYRAYRALAERYDHAQGALRQAHQTMAEAFPDQIPLEFDDEPSGISPSESELHDLDTDRRISPPFNTADLKKNSREYEMLQKEISRLSEENQNLKNRIKSQSERTDEAESQVFNLKETLSKLESEKEAALLQWQQSSSRLSNLKAEISHTEKEFAKLKEEMQHGLKNLKSSEHRCLVLERANESLQLELDKLKQRAKEQQEELNEKQAELEKLSISIQEEKLKSMQADMARLSMEKLLQDSQEKMRLWALEIQGEAGKLKDMEMNKVRLERELEKIREEYSRLNEQNKSSTLRIIDLQDEIIFLKDVKGKLEDEVSVHVEEKKVLQKQLSRLKEDKNNSEWRHCSLMEQVSAVTSNVESLQALAKELRDGNVELKDIINNHEGVSALHVENLKQLQKMSEKNAALEISLSDANIELERLRKKKKKLEDSCEYLNSKVSTHQSERAVLVSQIDFISQNMEKLSVKNIYLENSLSDANIELESLRGKLKELEESCQSLCDQNSMLLGEKRNLVSEVESITQILGNLERKYAELQSKHSNLEREKDLALDQVTELQKAIKLEREENANVATFSKSQISDLEKQILLLQVEGRRREQELEVEQQKIINAQFEIFILQRCLSDMKEKNLVISANLQKHQELKEKYSSQEGKIGSLLKHNEKLAEGVRLILKVLKLDERYDSLEDLKDEIILQLILHEIRYLLNTISDAQDVKQNQLLEKSVVVTLLEHFQQEVAELRSEKNMLKKEAQTKTEELSVLKTENNELLKMNEQIWQKMKGSNEKVEELKSEMKFLLGQLTELQDSRRSLQTEIIKLLEENSSLLNKLHDIREKEKALEEQYHVILADAMTLECLKVAFKSLYDERVSDLKSVHKKLSQANQKFQQTEATNLELCRNLDEAKLVREELVKSITILSEDNKNREHEIACICKANELSRQEVHELQKQVDELRSKEKELASEQQKGIDVVRSCDVEIATLLSNIQFATINAALFKEKILELIIVCESFEISSMVQKEVLKEEITQRNSYVHELKEKLDAIEVENRRLKVDLDGGFTLLGSLQDDVAILEEQTLLLAKDHIPLDKPKSEENTLVPFQHSKNSQKPSEDHNATALAGNLELQKLHATVKALQKVVMDTGILLEQERLDFNSSLSAARKQIEMLKLKEILDDDLNDVKYERMLKDIQLDLVQNSSQNGNNIHSHGQKKPEKAVETNDQMLELWGIVGSNSDNPTKNARSARMQHEIKHPITEPEEKDKGKRPSTEIISVKELVVDKQELPKRIALESHQDFNKRFIERLSSDAQRLMVLQSSIQELKENIEASEESKSTSRLDGVKAQLKEVEGTVWQLIDAINKLTKKAEDCASSSENITDENVDWSRRSQRKISERARKVSEKIGRLELELQKIHHVFLKLDEEQANKRNKTMHRRSKVLLVEYLYGKSRDSRRKKRGLPCGCLNPKKTEGD encoded by the exons ATGGCTACATTGTCGCATTCCGAGTCGAGACGCTTATATTCATGGTGGTGGGATAGCCATATCAgtcccaaaaattcaaaatggcTTCAGGAAAATCTTTCAG ATATGGATAGCAAGGTCAAAGCAATGATCAAGATCATCGAAGAAGATGCCGACTCCTTTGCAAAGAGAGCGGAAATGTACTACAGAAGACGCCCTGAGCTTATGAGTTTGATGGAGGAAATATACCGTGCATACCGAGCTTTAGCCGAGAGATATGACCACGCGCAAGGGGCACTTCGACAGGCTCATCAGACAATGGCAGAAGCATTTCCGGACCAAATTCCACTAGAATTCGATGATGAACCCTCTGGAATTTCTCCATCGGAGTCAGAACTGCATGATCTTGATACGGATCGCCGCATTTCCCCACCGTTTAACACTGCTGATCTAAAGAAGAATTCAAGAG AGTATGAGATGCTACAGAAAGAAATATCGAGGTTATCAGAGGAAAATCAAAATCTCAAGAACCGGATCAAATCACAATCAGAACGCACTGATGAAGCTGAATCTCAAGTTTTTAACCTGAAAGAGACCCTATCTAAATTGGAATCTGAAAAGGAAGCTGCCCTTCTCCAATGGCAACAATCCAGTTCAAGATTATCAAACCTAAAGGCTGAAATATCTCATACAGAAAAAGAATTTGCAAAGCTTAAGGAAGAGATGCAACATGGACTCAAAAATTTAAAGAGTTCTGAGCATCGATGCCTTGTTCTAGAGAGAGCGAACGAATCTCTACAGCTGGAACTGGATAAGCTTAAGCAGAGAGCAAAAGAGCAGCAAGAAGAGCTTAATGAGAAGCAGGCAGAGCTTGAAAAGCTTAGCATCTCCATACAAGAAGAGAAGCTGAAAAGCATGCAAGCCGACATGGCTCGTCTATCTATGGAGAAGCTGCTACAAGATTCTCAAGAAAAGATGAGGCTTTGGGCTCTGGAGATTCAAGGCGAGGCTGGCAAGTTAAAGGACATGGAAATGAACAAAGTAAGATTAGAAAGAGAATTGGAGAAGATTAGAGAGGAATATAGCAGACTGAATGAGCAAAACAAATCCTCAACTTTACGGATAATCGATCTCCAGGATGAGATAATTTTCCTGAAGGATGTAAAAGGAAAACTTGAGGATGAAGTATCTGTCCATGTCGAGGAAAAAAAAGTGCTTCAAAAACAGCTATCTCGTCTCAAGgaagataaaaataattcagAATGGAGGCATTGTTCTCTAATGGAACAAGTAAGTGCGGTTACTTCAAATGTGGAGTCACTTCAAGCTTTAGCAAAGGAGTTGAGAGATGGAAATGTGGAGTTAAAAGACATCATCAATAATCACGAGGGTGTAAGTGCCCTTCACGTCGAGAATCTGAAGCAATTGCAGAAGATGTCGGAGAAAAATGCAGCTTTAGAAATTTCTTTGTCGGATGCAAACATTGAACTGGAAAGActgagaaagaagaaaaagaaattagaagATTCGTGTGAGTACCTCAATTCCAAGGTTTCAACACATCAGTCTGAGCGGGCTGTGTTGGTCTCCCAGATAGATTTTATTTCTCAGAatatggagaagctctcggtgaaaaatatttatttggagaACTCGTTGTCTGATGCTAATATTGAACTAGAAAGTCTTAGAGGGAAGTTGAAGGAACTAGAAGAATCTTGTCAGTCTCTATGTGATCAGAATTCCATGCTTCTAGGTGAAAAGAGAAATCTCGTTTCTGAG GTTGAAAGCATTACCCAGATTCTTGGGAACTTGGAAAGGAAATATGCAGAATTACAAAGCAAACACTCAAATCTAGAGAGGGAGAAAGACTTAGCGCTCGATCAAGTCACAGAGTTGCAAAAGGCAATAAAATTAGAGAGGGAAGAGAATGCAAATGTCGCCACCTTTAGCAAGAGTCAGATAAGCGATTTAGAGAAGCAGATTCTTTTACTACAAGTTGAAGGTCGCAGGAGGGAGCAGGAGCTAGAAGTCGAACAGcaaaaaatcataaatgctCAATTCGAGATTTTTATCTTGCAGCGATGTTTATCTGATATGAAAGAAAAGAACTTGGTTATTTCAGCGAACTTGCAGAAACATCAAGAACTTAAAGAAAAGTACTCAAGTCAAGAGGGTAAGATTGGTTCTTTATTAAAGCACAATGAGAAACTAGCTGAAGGGGTTCGATTGATTTTGAAAGTGCTTAAGTTGGATGAGAGATACGATTCCTTAGAAGACTTGAAGGATGAAATTATTTTGCAGCTTATTTTGCACGAGATTAGATACTTACTGAATACTATTTCTGATGCCCAAGATGTGAAGCAAAATCAGCTTCTAGAGAAGTCGGTCGTTGTCACACTTTTGGAGCATTTTCAGCAGGAAGTGGCAGAGCTGAGATCTGAGAAGAACATGCTTAAGAAAGAAGCTCAAACGAAGACTGAGGAACTGTCAGTGCTAAAAACGGAAAATAATGAGCTCCTTAAGATGAATGAACAAATATGGCAGAAAATGAAGGGTAGTAACGAAAAAGTCGAAGAATTGAAATCTGAAATGAAATTTCTACTTGGACAGTTAACAGAATTGCAAGATTCTCGCCGTTCTTTACAAACTGAAATAATTAAATTGCTCGAAGAAAATTCTTCTTTGTTGAATAAACTTCACGACATCagggagaaagaaaaagcaCTGGAAGAGCAATACCATGTTATCCTTGCTGACGCTATGACTCTGGAATGTCTTAAAGTTGCTTTTAAAAGTCTTTATGATGAGAGAGTATCAGATCTCAAGTCAGTACATAAGAAGCTCTCACAGGCTAATCAGAAGTTCCAACAAACAGAAGCAACGAACTTGGAATTGTGTAGAAATCTTGATGAGGCTAAATTGGTAAGAGAAGAACTAGTGAAAAGCATTACAATCCTCTCAGAAGATAACAAGAATAGAGAACATGAGATTGCATGCATTTGTAAAGCAAATGAGCTGTCGAGACAGGAGGTTCATGAGCTGCAGAAACAAGTTGATGAGCTCCGAAGCAAAGAAAAGGAATTGGCATCTGAACAGCAAAAAGGAATTGATGTGGTTAGGTCCTGTGATGTCGAAATTGCAACGTTATTAAGCAATATCCAGTTTGCCACAATTAATGCAGCTTTATTCAAAGAAAAGATACTTGAGTTGATAATAGTATGCGAGAGCTTCGAGATATCCTCCATGGTACAAAAAGAAGTTCTAAAGGAAGAAATTACTCAAAGAAATTCATATGTGCACGAGTTGAAGGAAAAGCTCGATGCTATTGAAGTAGAAAACAGAAGATTGAAAGTGGATTTGGATGGAGGTTTCACTCTTTTAGGATCATTGCAAGATGATGTAGCTATCCTTGAGGAACAGACTCTTTTATTGGCAAAAGACCATATACCATTAGATAAGCCAAAAAGCGAG gAGAATACATTGGTGCCGTTTCAGCATTCTAAGAACAGCCAGAAACCAAGTGAGGATCATAATGCAACAGCTTTGGCAGGAAACCTGGAATTGCAAAAATTGCATGCAACAGTTAAAGCGCTTCAAAAAGTGGTAATGGATACGGGCATTCTTTTAGAGCAGGAAAGACTTGATTTCAATTCTAGTCTATCAGCTGCGAGAAAGCAGATTGAAATGTTGAAGTTAAAGGAAATCTTAGACGATGACCTCAACGATGTGAAGTATGAAAGGATGCTCAAAGATATACAGCTTGATCTTGTACAAAATTCTTCTCAAAATGGTAATAACATTCACTCCCATGGGCAAAAAAAGCCAGAAAAAGCAGTAGAAACCAATGACCAGATGCTCGAACTATGGGGAATAGTTGGATCCAATAGCGACAACCCTACGAAGAATGCTCGATCAGCAAGAATGCAACACGAGATAAAGCATCCGATAACTGAACCAGAAGAGAAAGACAAGGGTAAACGACCTTCAACTGAAATTATATCTGTGAAAGAGTTGGTAGTTGACAAACAAGAGCTGCCCAAAAGAATTGCTTTAGAATCTCACCAAGATTTTAACAAAAGGTTCATCGAAAGGCTTTCTTCTGATGCTCAGAGGCTAATGGTTCTTCAATCCAGCATACAAGAATTGAAAGAAAATATCGAAGCATCTGAAGAGAGCAAAAGCACCTCACGTCTTGATGGTGTAAAAGCGCAATTGAAAGAAGTTGAGGGGACCGTCTGGCAATTGATTGATGCTATCAATAAACTGACAAAGAAGGCTGAAGATTGTGCCTCGTCCTCTGAGAACATTAccgatgaaaatgttgattgGAGCAGAAGAAGCCAAAGGAAAATCTCAGAACGAGCGCGAAAAGTGTCAGAAAAGATTGGAAGGTTGGAGCTTGAGCTGCAGAAAATCCACCATGTCTTTCTGAAACTTGATGAAGAACAAGCAAACAAGAGGAACAAGACCATGCATAGAAGGTCGAAAGTGCTTTTGGTGGAATATCTCTATGGTAAGTCAAGAGACAGTCGGAGAAAGAAGAGAGGTCTTCCCTGTGGTTGCCTGAATCCGAAAAAAACTGAGGGTGACTGA